Proteins encoded in a region of the Desulfovermiculus halophilus DSM 18834 genome:
- a CDS encoding DUF364 domain-containing protein, with translation MELNHRLYGLFQDKAAQVNVEILNLGLSYTCVTTSDGGMGVAFTWLDNGKMCCQALDGMRYEGRPADELLQTILDPHPLKRSMGLALINALNHAQALELPEDTDNGQLFDLLGVGPGSRVAMVGYFGPMMKAFEDRGAVLEVIDYNKNIGNPQEFYAKLGSWAEVLFLTSTSILNQSTEEILDRAPNAVRTVMLGPSTPMASNAFAHLPVDLLAGTVPVDQDKVLQAVRNGAGTRMIQKFSRKVHAELGPDR, from the coding sequence ATGGAACTCAACCACAGACTCTATGGTCTCTTTCAGGACAAAGCGGCACAGGTGAATGTGGAGATCCTCAATCTGGGCCTTTCCTATACCTGTGTCACAACTTCGGACGGGGGAATGGGGGTGGCCTTCACCTGGCTGGACAACGGCAAGATGTGCTGCCAGGCATTGGACGGCATGCGCTATGAAGGCCGTCCGGCAGATGAGCTGCTGCAGACCATTCTCGATCCGCATCCGTTAAAACGCAGCATGGGGCTGGCTCTGATCAATGCCCTCAACCATGCCCAGGCCCTGGAGCTGCCTGAGGATACAGATAATGGACAGCTCTTTGATCTGTTAGGTGTCGGCCCGGGAAGCCGGGTAGCCATGGTCGGCTACTTCGGACCAATGATGAAGGCCTTTGAAGACCGGGGCGCAGTCTTGGAAGTCATCGATTACAATAAGAATATCGGCAACCCTCAGGAGTTCTACGCCAAGCTGGGCAGTTGGGCAGAGGTGCTTTTTCTGACCTCCACCTCCATCTTGAACCAAAGTACAGAAGAGATTCTGGACCGGGCTCCAAATGCGGTGCGCACGGTCATGCTCGGCCCCAGCACCCCCATGGCCTCAAACGCCTTTGCCCACCTGCCGGTGGACTTACTCGCGGGCACCGTCCCAGTGGATCAGGACAAGGTGCTGCAGGCGGTGCGCAACGGGGCCGGGACCCGGATGATTCAAAAGTTCAGCCGCAAGGTGCATGCAGAACTTGGCCCTGACAGGTGA
- a CDS encoding catalase, with protein sequence MAGEKNKPTTNDAGIPVSSDEHSLTVGPDGPILLQDHYLMEQMANFNREMIPDRQPHAKGSGAFGHFEVTQDVSAYTKASLFQPGAKTDVLARFSTVAGEAGSPDTWRDVRGFALKFYTNEGNYDMVGNNTPVFFVRDPMKFQHFIHSQKRRADTGLRCNDMQWDFWTLSPETAHQVTILMSDRGVPKTYRNMNGYTSHTYMWVNAKGEKFWVKYHFKTDQGIDFFTDEEADRMAGEDPDYHRRDLSEAIKRGDYPSWTLKVQIMPFEDAKNYRFNPFDLTKVWPHTDYPPIEVGRLTLTQNPTDFHAQIEQAAFEPNSFPPGIGPSPDKMLLARLMSYADAHRARLGVNYKQIPVNRPKVPVNSYSKGGRMRIDNVTDPVYAPNSKGGPKADPERYPEQAVWSADGEFVRAAYTLHKEDDDFGQPGTLVREVMDDAQRERLVTNVVNHLKKGVTEPVLQRAFEYWKNIDKDVGERIEKGVKGS encoded by the coding sequence ATGGCAGGTGAAAAAAATAAACCGACCACCAATGATGCCGGGATCCCGGTATCCAGCGACGAGCATTCATTGACCGTCGGACCGGACGGTCCGATCCTGCTCCAGGATCACTATCTGATGGAGCAGATGGCCAACTTCAACCGGGAAATGATACCGGACCGGCAGCCCCATGCCAAGGGCTCCGGAGCCTTCGGCCATTTTGAGGTCACCCAGGATGTCAGCGCCTACACCAAGGCCTCCCTGTTCCAGCCCGGGGCCAAGACCGATGTGCTGGCCCGGTTCTCCACAGTGGCCGGAGAGGCCGGCAGCCCGGATACCTGGCGGGATGTGCGCGGCTTCGCCCTCAAGTTCTACACCAACGAGGGCAACTACGACATGGTCGGGAACAACACCCCGGTGTTCTTTGTCCGGGATCCCATGAAGTTCCAGCACTTCATCCACTCCCAGAAGCGGCGGGCGGACACCGGCCTTCGCTGCAACGACATGCAGTGGGACTTCTGGACCCTGTCCCCGGAGACCGCGCATCAGGTGACCATTCTGATGAGTGACCGGGGGGTGCCCAAGACCTACCGGAACATGAACGGCTACACCAGCCATACCTACATGTGGGTCAACGCCAAGGGCGAGAAGTTCTGGGTCAAGTATCACTTCAAAACCGATCAGGGCATCGACTTCTTCACCGATGAAGAAGCCGATCGGATGGCCGGAGAGGATCCGGATTACCACCGCAGGGATCTCTCGGAGGCCATTAAGCGGGGCGACTACCCCAGCTGGACCCTCAAGGTCCAGATCATGCCCTTTGAGGATGCCAAGAACTACCGGTTCAATCCCTTTGACCTGACCAAGGTTTGGCCCCACACCGACTATCCGCCAATTGAAGTCGGCCGGCTGACCCTGACCCAAAACCCGACGGACTTTCACGCCCAGATCGAACAGGCGGCCTTTGAGCCCAACAGCTTCCCCCCGGGAATCGGGCCGAGTCCGGACAAGATGCTCCTGGCCCGCTTGATGTCTTATGCCGATGCCCACCGGGCCCGCCTGGGGGTCAACTATAAGCAGATTCCGGTTAACCGACCGAAAGTCCCGGTCAACAGCTACAGCAAGGGCGGCAGGATGCGCATAGATAATGTTACCGATCCTGTGTACGCTCCCAACTCCAAGGGTGGTCCCAAGGCAGATCCTGAACGCTATCCCGAGCAGGCTGTCTGGTCTGCCGATGGAGAGTTCGTTCGGGCTGCCTACACCCTGCATAAAGAAGACGACGACTTCGGTCAGCCCGGTACCCTGGTCCGGGAGGTCATGGATGATGCCCAGCGCGAACGGCTGGTGACCAATGTGGTCAACCATCTCAAGAAGGGCGTCACCGAGCCGGTCCTCCAGCGGGCCTTTGAGTACTGGAAAAACATCGACAAAGATGTCGGGGAGCGGATCGAAAAAGGAGTCAAGGGCAGCTGA
- the aspA gene encoding aspartate ammonia-lyase — translation MELLKDIVVFHDVDPEDLRLLAENSIRRTYPLGSFLFHAGSARTEISVVIQGEVEILRGVGEAQRVVARLGAGNFVGEGAMLSDEPHSTSCRAVINTEVLALERKHIEEVIQDKPEMARKIFSQVAKVMLHRLKYAGYGYNDPALCSGLQGGERGEHDMLGDRNVPADAYYGIQTLRAVENYDITGIPLSHFPNLIRAIAMVKKAAARANQKLGDLEPDKAGAIAQACDEIIAGNLHNQFVVDMIQGGAGTSTNMNANEVIANRALEIMGHSRGEYTHIHPNNHVNLTQSTNDVYPTTIKLAILLSYQDVTTAMSELAYELKQKAVEFSCVIKMGRTQLQDAVPMTLGQEFEAYRITVKEDMQRIHYLVRLFQEINLGATAIGTGITASPEYSSLVVEELSRIAGIEFEVAQDLVEATSDMGAFVMFSSVLKRVAVKISKMCNDLRLLSSGPRAGLNEINLPPVAPGSSIMPGKVNPVIPEMVNQVAYQVIGNDQTVTMAAEAGQLQLNVMEPVIAFNILQSMKMLSKAVTTLTRRCIRGITANEEQCRNYVEKSIGIVTALNPYIGYENSTRIASKALQTGRGVMDLVLEEGLLSREQLEEILSPSKMCHPRFR, via the coding sequence ATGGAACTGCTCAAAGACATTGTGGTGTTTCACGACGTAGACCCCGAGGATCTCCGTCTGCTGGCAGAAAACAGCATCAGGCGCACCTACCCCTTGGGCAGCTTTCTCTTTCATGCCGGATCGGCACGAACGGAGATATCAGTTGTCATCCAGGGCGAGGTGGAGATCCTGCGCGGGGTGGGCGAGGCCCAAAGGGTGGTGGCCCGCCTGGGGGCCGGGAACTTTGTGGGCGAAGGGGCTATGTTAAGTGACGAGCCGCATTCCACCTCCTGCCGTGCGGTGATCAATACCGAGGTCCTGGCCTTGGAACGAAAGCACATCGAGGAGGTGATCCAGGACAAACCGGAAATGGCCCGGAAGATCTTTTCCCAGGTGGCCAAGGTCATGCTGCACCGGTTGAAATATGCAGGATATGGATACAACGATCCCGCCCTGTGCTCAGGCCTTCAGGGAGGAGAACGGGGCGAGCACGATATGCTGGGCGATCGAAACGTTCCGGCCGACGCCTATTACGGGATCCAGACCCTGCGGGCGGTGGAAAACTACGACATCACCGGCATCCCATTGTCGCATTTTCCCAATCTGATCCGGGCCATAGCCATGGTCAAAAAGGCCGCCGCCCGGGCCAATCAAAAGCTGGGCGATCTGGAGCCGGATAAGGCCGGGGCCATCGCTCAGGCCTGTGACGAGATCATCGCCGGGAATCTGCATAATCAGTTCGTGGTGGACATGATCCAGGGCGGAGCCGGGACCTCGACCAATATGAACGCCAACGAGGTCATCGCCAACCGGGCTTTGGAGATAATGGGCCACAGTCGGGGGGAGTACACCCATATCCACCCCAACAACCACGTCAATCTGACCCAGTCCACCAACGACGTGTATCCGACCACAATCAAGCTGGCCATTCTGCTCAGCTATCAAGATGTGACCACAGCTATGAGCGAGTTGGCCTATGAGCTGAAGCAAAAGGCGGTGGAGTTCAGCTGCGTGATCAAGATGGGCCGGACCCAGCTCCAGGACGCGGTGCCCATGACCCTGGGCCAGGAGTTCGAGGCCTACAGGATTACGGTCAAAGAGGACATGCAGCGCATCCACTACCTGGTCCGCCTGTTTCAGGAGATCAATCTGGGAGCCACAGCCATCGGGACCGGGATCACGGCCAGTCCGGAATACTCCAGCCTGGTGGTGGAGGAGCTGTCCAGGATCGCGGGGATTGAGTTCGAGGTGGCCCAGGATCTGGTGGAAGCCACCTCAGACATGGGGGCCTTTGTCATGTTCTCCAGCGTCCTGAAGCGGGTGGCGGTGAAAATATCCAAGATGTGCAACGACCTGCGCCTGCTCAGCAGCGGTCCCCGGGCCGGGCTGAACGAGATCAATCTGCCGCCCGTGGCCCCCGGTTCCTCCATCATGCCCGGCAAGGTCAATCCGGTCATCCCGGAGATGGTCAATCAGGTGGCCTATCAGGTCATCGGCAACGACCAGACCGTGACCATGGCTGCCGAGGCCGGGCAGCTCCAGCTCAATGTCATGGAGCCGGTGATCGCCTTTAATATCCTGCAGTCCATGAAGATGCTGAGCAAGGCCGTCACCACCCTGACCCGGCGCTGCATTCGTGGAATTACGGCCAATGAAGAGCAGTGCAGGAATTACGTGGAGAAAAGCATCGGGATCGTTACCGCTCTGAATCCGTACATTGGATATGAGAACTCCACCCGGATAGCGTCCAAGGCCCTGCAGACCGGCCGGGGGGTTATGGATCTGGTGTTGGAGGAAGGTCTGCTCAGCCGGGAACAGCTGGAGGAGATCCTGTCCCCGTCCAAGATGTGCCATCCCAGGTTCCGGTAG
- a CDS encoding periplasmic heavy metal sensor, which yields MVTMKTTGMSILAVLMFSALAFAAPGQEKQGPAPYHGPRMGQWYDQLSTEQQEALQSIHDKYVDQMRDMRLQLKAKKAALRAQVLGSSPDQSKVDTLVSEINELRSKLFSAKVNMQMEKRAKDLPVHGMYMRDKGMMNGSGCPMMNKRNHGGKMMQGKGMHRSGQGMGPQMTQDAAPEQSE from the coding sequence ATGGTCACAATGAAAACAACAGGTATGTCGATTCTGGCGGTGTTGATGTTCAGCGCCCTTGCTTTTGCCGCTCCGGGCCAGGAAAAGCAGGGCCCTGCCCCCTATCACGGGCCCAGAATGGGACAGTGGTATGATCAGCTCAGCACGGAGCAGCAAGAGGCATTGCAGAGCATACACGACAAGTACGTGGATCAAATGCGGGACATGCGCCTTCAGCTGAAGGCCAAGAAGGCCGCCTTGCGCGCCCAGGTCCTGGGCAGTTCACCAGATCAGAGCAAGGTGGACACCCTGGTTTCAGAGATCAATGAACTGCGCAGCAAGCTCTTTTCCGCCAAGGTCAACATGCAGATGGAAAAGCGGGCCAAGGACCTCCCTGTGCACGGGATGTACATGCGGGACAAGGGCATGATGAATGGCTCGGGCTGCCCGATGATGAACAAAAGGAACCACGGCGGAAAGATGATGCAGGGCAAAGGCATGCATCGCAGCGGCCAGGGCATGGGACCGCAAATGACGCAGGACGCGGCCCCGGAACAAAGTGAATAA
- a CDS encoding SDH family Clp fold serine proteinase, with protein sequence MQGFELFWLFVILISLQPLFKQRMIASARKRTLAKLEKSRSSRVILLVHRQETMSFLGFPLMRYIDVNDSEEVLRAIHLTDNDVPLDIVLHTPGGLVLASLQIARAIRQHPAQVTVYVPHYAMSGGTLIALAADEIVMAPHAVLGPVDPQIGQSPGASLLRVLREKPIKDIEDKTLICADMAEKALDQIERAVIDLLQDRFPQDTAEHISHLLTQGHWTHDYPITYANAQEIGLPVSPDMPEMVYELMALYPQPVRRSLGVEYIPEPRSDPGGKRGQ encoded by the coding sequence ATGCAAGGCTTTGAGCTGTTTTGGCTTTTTGTAATCCTGATCTCCCTGCAGCCCCTTTTCAAACAGCGGATGATCGCATCCGCCCGCAAGCGGACCCTGGCCAAGCTGGAGAAGAGCCGCTCTTCCAGGGTCATCCTTCTGGTGCATCGCCAGGAAACCATGAGCTTTCTTGGTTTTCCCTTGATGCGCTACATCGATGTCAATGACTCGGAGGAGGTCTTGCGGGCCATACACTTGACGGACAATGATGTGCCCCTGGATATCGTCCTGCACACCCCGGGCGGCCTGGTCCTGGCCTCCCTGCAGATCGCCCGGGCCATACGCCAGCATCCGGCCCAGGTCACGGTCTATGTCCCCCATTATGCAATGTCCGGCGGAACCCTCATTGCCCTGGCCGCGGACGAGATCGTCATGGCCCCCCACGCGGTGCTGGGGCCAGTGGACCCCCAGATCGGGCAGTCCCCCGGGGCCTCCCTGCTCCGGGTCCTGCGGGAGAAGCCGATCAAGGACATCGAGGACAAGACCCTGATTTGCGCGGACATGGCGGAAAAGGCCCTGGATCAGATCGAGCGCGCGGTGATTGACCTCCTCCAGGACCGCTTTCCCCAGGACACCGCAGAACACATATCCCATCTGTTGACCCAGGGACACTGGACCCACGACTATCCGATAACCTACGCCAACGCCCAGGAGATAGGCCTTCCGGTCAGCCCGGACATGCCGGAGATGGTCTATGAGCTCATGGCTTTGTATCCTCAGCCGGTCCGGCGCAGCCTGGGAGTGGAGTACATCCCTGAGCCCAGGTCCGACCCAGGCGGAAAGAGAGGACAGTGA
- a CDS encoding radical SAM protein: protein MRYEGPIYRPPSEADSLLVQATVGCPHNKCTFCMVYKQGPKFRVRPVQEVVEDIHAAKDVYGSRVRTMFLPAGNSIAVPTEDLVHICRTARQVFPLLERITVYGSARYILDKGESGLARLAEAGLSRVHMGLESGSDEVLRRIKKGATRDEQIRAGQFLSRAGIETSAYVMLGIGGRELTREHAEETAWAVNAISPEFLRVRTFLPKINTPLLRQIEKNEFQIVSAHQALLELRTIIDQCVCRTRLTSDHYTNYIQAEGVLPEDRERLLAQVDKALSLDESAFRPVYVGSQ from the coding sequence ATGCGCTATGAAGGACCGATATACCGGCCGCCGAGCGAGGCCGACAGCCTGCTGGTTCAGGCCACCGTGGGCTGTCCGCACAACAAGTGTACATTCTGCATGGTGTACAAACAGGGCCCAAAGTTCAGGGTTCGGCCGGTGCAGGAAGTTGTTGAAGATATCCATGCAGCCAAGGATGTGTACGGATCCAGAGTCCGGACCATGTTTTTGCCGGCTGGCAACAGCATCGCCGTGCCCACTGAGGACCTGGTCCATATCTGCCGGACAGCCAGACAGGTCTTTCCCCTCCTGGAACGAATCACTGTGTATGGATCGGCCAGATATATCCTGGACAAAGGGGAATCCGGGCTCGCCAGGCTGGCCGAGGCCGGTCTGTCCAGGGTGCACATGGGTCTGGAAAGCGGCAGCGACGAAGTCTTGCGCCGGATAAAGAAAGGTGCGACCAGGGACGAGCAGATCCGGGCCGGACAGTTTCTGTCCAGGGCCGGGATAGAGACCAGCGCCTATGTCATGCTGGGAATCGGCGGCCGGGAGCTGACCAGGGAGCACGCCGAGGAAACGGCCTGGGCCGTGAATGCCATAAGTCCGGAGTTTCTCAGGGTCCGGACCTTTCTGCCCAAGATCAACACTCCCTTGCTCAGACAGATTGAAAAGAATGAGTTTCAGATCGTCTCCGCGCATCAGGCTCTGCTGGAGCTGCGGACCATTATCGACCAGTGCGTGTGCCGGACCCGGCTGACCAGCGATCACTACACCAATTACATCCAGGCCGAAGGTGTGCTCCCAGAGGACAGAGAGCGCCTCCTGGCCCAGGTGGACAAGGCCCTGTCTTTGGATGAAAGCGCCTTTCGGCCGGTCTATGTCGGCAGTCAGTAG
- a CDS encoding DUF362 domain-containing protein gives MSQPVVSITRYEQPEESLRLAVDRIQGWNILPANPRVFIKPNIVTWTSAGFPKWGVITTSRLVRDMVVLLQEYGVTDITIGEGMVTMKPKDPALTEAAFEGLGYTELQKRYGVKLINVYQQPFEQVDLGDGFAVRYNQQAVQSDVLIDLPVLKTHAQTVVSLGIKNLKGLIDVSSRKKCHSPDAEQDLHHWVARLARPMPPMLTVIDGIYSLERGPSFDGKARRSNLLIASTDVLAADMAGTMVLGHDPARVPHLAHACARQNRYPDGRDLEIRGMPISEVRACHQFEFPYNEDQTLPQPMHKMGIQGLSYYKYDATMCTFCSAVNWLVLSAIAMAWDGTPWDDVEVLTGKRMQPTPGKKTILLGKCMWEAHRDHPDIESMIPVKGCPPKPEAITKALHQAGIMVDPNVLHSLEQAPSYFLKRYKDRPEFEHSFYRVQELETPSG, from the coding sequence ATGTCGCAGCCCGTAGTGTCCATCACCAGATATGAACAGCCGGAAGAATCTCTGCGCCTGGCTGTGGATCGGATCCAAGGCTGGAACATCCTGCCTGCGAACCCCAGGGTGTTCATCAAGCCGAACATCGTCACCTGGACATCGGCCGGGTTCCCCAAGTGGGGGGTGATAACCACCTCCCGGCTGGTCCGGGACATGGTGGTCCTGCTCCAGGAATACGGGGTGACAGACATCACCATCGGGGAGGGGATGGTGACCATGAAGCCCAAGGACCCGGCTCTGACCGAGGCCGCTTTTGAGGGGCTCGGCTACACCGAGCTGCAAAAGCGGTATGGGGTGAAGCTGATCAATGTCTATCAGCAGCCCTTTGAGCAGGTGGACCTGGGCGACGGATTCGCGGTCCGCTACAACCAGCAGGCCGTGCAGAGCGATGTGCTCATAGATCTGCCGGTGCTGAAGACCCATGCCCAGACCGTGGTCAGCCTAGGAATAAAAAACCTCAAAGGCCTGATCGACGTCTCATCCAGGAAAAAATGCCACAGCCCGGATGCTGAACAGGATCTGCACCATTGGGTCGCGCGTCTGGCCCGGCCCATGCCGCCGATGCTGACAGTCATCGACGGCATCTATTCCCTGGAACGGGGCCCCAGCTTTGACGGGAAGGCCAGACGCAGCAATCTGCTCATCGCCTCCACGGATGTTCTGGCCGCGGACATGGCCGGAACCATGGTCCTGGGGCACGATCCGGCCCGGGTTCCGCATTTGGCTCATGCCTGTGCCCGGCAGAACAGGTATCCGGATGGACGCGACCTGGAGATCAGGGGAATGCCCATTTCGGAGGTCAGGGCCTGCCACCAGTTTGAGTTCCCGTACAACGAGGATCAGACCCTGCCCCAGCCCATGCACAAAATGGGGATCCAAGGGCTTTCCTACTACAAGTACGATGCCACCATGTGCACCTTCTGCTCAGCCGTGAACTGGCTCGTGCTGTCGGCCATAGCCATGGCCTGGGACGGCACGCCCTGGGACGATGTGGAGGTCCTGACCGGCAAGCGCATGCAGCCCACGCCCGGCAAAAAGACCATCCTGCTGGGCAAGTGCATGTGGGAGGCGCATCGGGATCACCCGGATATCGAGTCCATGATCCCGGTCAAGGGCTGTCCGCCCAAGCCCGAGGCCATTACAAAAGCTCTGCATCAGGCCGGGATCATGGTCGATCCCAATGTCCTGCACAGCCTGGAGCAGGCCCCGAGCTATTTTCTGAAGCGCTACAAGGACAGGCCGGAGTTTGAGCACAGCTTCTACCGGGTACAGGAGCTGGAGACGCCCTCCGGGTAG
- a CDS encoding DMT family transporter, with protein MQTLNFKPDTVLINSRHKGNLLGGIAVLMWGALPLLRLMAEEIPPLQLTTMSLFMAAVVTSGLHLRGQHRVQAKPKNRPPAGRDVWLAALFLLGAVVFYFAALASGPAAEVTLVTYMWPLGLSAAVCMKTGRLPGMRMSTGVLLSFAGAALALLSANEGSGGGSSGIHGIWGYILGLSSGLCWLGYSVLLKRLPLDLGLHAHVFSIAGLGAGVLHLVLETTALHVSAAVLLPAAIIGIGPYGLAFLAWGQGLRFGHPGLLSALCYTVPIVATTLLVLAGMETWRTELAIAAVAVSCGAWMASMGPSQTSS; from the coding sequence ATGCAAACCTTGAATTTCAAGCCTGACACAGTCTTAATAAACAGCAGACATAAAGGGAATTTATTGGGCGGGATCGCAGTTTTGATGTGGGGTGCCCTGCCCTTGCTCCGTCTAATGGCCGAAGAGATACCGCCCCTTCAGCTGACCACCATGTCCCTGTTCATGGCCGCAGTGGTCACCTCTGGCTTGCACCTGCGCGGCCAGCACAGGGTCCAGGCCAAACCCAAAAACCGGCCTCCAGCAGGACGGGATGTTTGGCTTGCCGCCCTGTTTCTCCTGGGAGCGGTGGTTTTTTATTTCGCCGCCCTGGCCAGCGGCCCGGCTGCCGAGGTCACCCTGGTGACCTATATGTGGCCCTTGGGTCTCTCCGCAGCAGTGTGCATGAAAACCGGAAGATTGCCGGGCATGCGTATGAGCACGGGCGTGCTGCTCTCCTTTGCCGGGGCAGCCCTGGCCCTGCTGTCCGCAAATGAGGGATCCGGAGGCGGGTCGTCAGGAATCCATGGCATTTGGGGCTACATCCTGGGGCTGAGCAGCGGCCTGTGCTGGCTGGGGTACTCAGTCCTGCTCAAGCGGTTGCCCTTGGATCTAGGCCTGCATGCCCATGTCTTTTCCATAGCCGGACTGGGGGCCGGGGTTCTGCACCTTGTCCTGGAGACAACCGCCCTGCATGTTTCCGCAGCTGTTTTGCTGCCGGCAGCAATTATCGGGATCGGCCCATATGGGTTGGCTTTTCTGGCCTGGGGGCAGGGGCTGCGATTCGGGCATCCAGGACTCTTAAGCGCCTTGTGCTATACCGTGCCCATAGTGGCCACTACCCTTTTGGTTCTGGCCGGAATGGAAACCTGGCGGACGGAACTGGCCATAGCAGCCGTGGCCGTGTCCTGCGGGGCGTGGATGGCCAGCATGGGCCCCTCGCAGACCAGCTCTTGA
- a CDS encoding LysR substrate-binding domain-containing protein, with protein sequence MDLDLIRTLAVIVDSGGFTEAAGKLHRTQSAVSMQVKRLEDSLGVTLLLRNRSRVVLTPEGETVLDYGRRMLALNEEVRNMLNAPRVEGNVRLGIPDDYAFYLPDILSRFAEMYPGVTLDVRCELSVDLVREVRKGNIDLAVVTRQPKSPGGHVLRSEQLTWAAAQQTGAEYQAVLPLALFPEGYCVFRELTLEALRSAGCTWRIAYTSRSLEGLLSAVSAGLAVTVVTRSMLRQGLREIEPEGPAELPPLPQVEIALHRAPGRPSEPTQKLTDLILDRLSQGQ encoded by the coding sequence ATGGACCTGGACTTGATTCGTACCCTCGCGGTCATCGTGGACTCAGGTGGGTTCACGGAAGCGGCCGGCAAGCTGCATCGGACCCAGTCCGCGGTCAGCATGCAGGTCAAGAGGCTGGAAGACTCCCTGGGGGTGACGCTTTTGCTTCGCAATCGCTCCCGGGTGGTCTTGACTCCTGAAGGGGAGACGGTTCTGGATTACGGTCGGCGGATGCTGGCCCTGAATGAAGAAGTGCGCAATATGCTCAACGCGCCGCGGGTGGAAGGAAATGTCCGGCTCGGAATCCCGGATGACTACGCCTTTTATCTGCCGGATATCCTGAGTCGGTTCGCGGAGATGTATCCCGGAGTGACCTTGGATGTGCGCTGCGAGCTCTCAGTGGACCTGGTCCGGGAGGTGCGCAAAGGAAACATCGACCTGGCCGTGGTCACCCGCCAGCCCAAGAGCCCCGGCGGGCATGTCCTCAGATCGGAACAGCTGACCTGGGCCGCTGCCCAGCAAACTGGTGCAGAATATCAGGCGGTGCTGCCTTTAGCACTTTTTCCGGAGGGTTACTGCGTGTTTCGGGAGCTGACCCTGGAGGCATTGCGCTCAGCTGGGTGCACCTGGCGGATCGCTTACACCAGCCGATCTTTGGAGGGGCTGCTGAGCGCAGTTTCGGCCGGGTTGGCCGTGACTGTGGTCACCCGCTCCATGCTGCGCCAAGGATTGCGGGAGATCGAACCGGAAGGCCCGGCTGAACTGCCTCCGCTCCCTCAAGTGGAGATCGCCTTGCACCGTGCTCCGGGCCGGCCGTCGGAACCGACGCAGAAACTGACAGATCTGATCCTGGATCGCCTCAGCCAGGGGCAGTAA
- a CDS encoding 4Fe-4S dicluster domain-containing protein, translated as MDSTRRGFLKTLGAAGAATGATALTASNQARAWTSDAPDNPNACLVDLTRCIGCRLCEQACAEENGLPGPDPGLGEETAFENKRWMDEDHFTVVNRYFTGKLDKDHNPVPTYVKRQCMHCQDPACASACVTGALSKDPNGAVHYDVTKCIGCRYCMVACPFEVPAYEYDSPLTPRVRKCTFCFDRVGKQGKMPACAAACPMEAITFGKRKDVLDDAHQRIRENPARYMDHVYGEEEAGGTCWMYVSGERFSKLGFAQVSTQPVPKLTETIQHSLFSYLWSPILLFGILGGIMAYTSRKDASGEANTRGDHE; from the coding sequence ATGGATAGTACCAGACGGGGATTTCTGAAGACCCTTGGGGCTGCCGGGGCGGCCACCGGGGCAACCGCATTGACCGCGTCCAATCAGGCCCGGGCCTGGACCTCAGATGCGCCGGACAACCCCAACGCATGTCTCGTGGACCTAACCCGGTGCATCGGGTGCAGGCTGTGCGAGCAGGCCTGTGCTGAAGAAAACGGCTTGCCCGGGCCTGACCCCGGACTGGGTGAGGAGACGGCCTTTGAAAATAAAAGATGGATGGATGAAGATCATTTTACCGTGGTCAACCGGTACTTCACCGGAAAGCTTGATAAGGATCACAACCCGGTTCCCACCTACGTCAAGCGGCAGTGCATGCACTGCCAGGATCCGGCATGCGCCTCCGCCTGTGTGACCGGGGCCCTGAGCAAGGATCCAAACGGAGCGGTCCATTACGATGTGACCAAGTGTATCGGGTGCAGGTACTGCATGGTGGCCTGTCCATTTGAAGTGCCCGCCTATGAGTACGACTCGCCGCTCACCCCCAGGGTAAGGAAGTGCACATTCTGCTTCGACCGGGTGGGCAAGCAGGGGAAAATGCCCGCGTGTGCCGCCGCCTGTCCCATGGAGGCGATCACCTTTGGAAAAAGAAAGGACGTCCTCGACGATGCCCATCAGCGCATCAGGGAGAATCCAGCCCGGTATATGGATCACGTATACGGCGAAGAGGAGGCGGGGGGGACATGCTGGATGTATGTCTCAGGGGAACGCTTCTCCAAGCTGGGCTTTGCCCAGGTGTCCACCCAGCCGGTGCCGAAGCTGACTGAAACCATTCAGCACAGCCTATTCAGCTATCTGTGGTCCCCCATCCTTCTCTTCGGCATTTTGGGCGGCATTATGGCTTATACCAGCAGGAAAGATGCATCAGGCGAAGCAAATACAAGAGGCGATCATGAGTAA